The Echeneis naucrates chromosome 8, fEcheNa1.1, whole genome shotgun sequence genome has a window encoding:
- the mylpfa gene encoding myosin regulatory light chain 2, skeletal muscle, whose product MAPKKAKRRQAAGDGGSSNVFSMFEQSQIQEYKEAFTIIDQNRDGIISKDDLRDVLASLGQLNVKNEELEAMIKEASGPINFTVFLTMFGEKLKGADPEDVILSAFKVLDPEGTGSIKKEFLEELLTTQCDRFSKEEIKNMWAAFPPDVAGNVDYKNICYVITHGEEKEE is encoded by the exons ATG GCACCAAAGAAGGCCAAGAGGAGGCAGGCAGCAGGAGATGGCGGCTCCTCCAACGTGTTCTCCATGTTTGAGCAGAGCCAGATTCAGGAGTACAAGGAG GCTTTCACAATCATTGACCAGAACAGAGACGGTATCATCAGCAAAGATGATCTGAGGGACGTGCTGGCCTCATTGG GCCAGCTGAACGTGAAGAatgaggagctggaggccaTGATCAAGGAGGCCAGCGGCCCCATCAACTTCACCGTCTTCCTCACCATGTTCGGAGAGAAGCTGAAGG GTGCTGATCCCGAGGACGTCATCCTTAGCGCCTTCAAGGTCCTGGACCCCGAGGGAACCGGAAGCATCAAGAAGGAATT CCTTGAGGAGCTCCTGACCACTCAGTGCGACAGGTTCAGCAAAGAGGAG ATCAAGAACATGTGGGCCGCCTTCCCCCCAGATGTTGCTGGCAACGTAGACTACAAGAACATCTGCTACGTCATCACACacggagaggagaaggaggagtaA